From Cannabis sativa cultivar Pink pepper isolate KNU-18-1 chromosome 8, ASM2916894v1, whole genome shotgun sequence, a single genomic window includes:
- the LOC133030382 gene encoding uncharacterized protein LOC133030382: protein MAIEDGWTCPTMMDNGVTKPKPTSLWTPDEMERANFNSKAMHALFNAVSTNQLKVIANCEMAKEAWEKLRIKNEGTDAVKKSRLRALAKAFEDLSMEEEETVAEFHAKLCDISNESYALGKTYSNAKLVRKVLGVLPRRFMSKVTSIEEMRNVEELDLDELIGSLQNYEMSLTRWKKEKKKMDVNKEKGDNNIAFIHKEENKSIPDLSAGFSDEAVDLLTKNYAKFLKKKYKKQCSEGKENASKRNPLGNFWHGQQPSDNKSMGIQCRECDGFGHIQAKCADTLKKKKALVATWSDSDEEKDSIASKSSNEDKQVVAFMAQSHQSVESEDDGVSTVSEVDSNGRQNAYEEMFAQWEYMTKQIIGLNSAKEQIESEKVKLEDTVKNLNKLLDEKDNEIYKLSAELIRAKQALEFIPPGTAAINQTLQLQKPYGDRTSIGYKMLYKQGDNLGVEESITPVINLDKKDDNQSSFPSTPQSSDPTRKFHVPSGPTKVKLEGRRIAPENISQMERFIPVCHFCNRRGHIRPRCYKLQNYLKAMINRPMSFQKPNKTRKEGSQCEWRLRADRESNVGLVAQVSLSAFLEGQWYLDSGCSRHMTGNKKLLVNYKEAKEGVVTFGDGNKGHIIGKGDLVMSRAAPLTEVLYVKGLKANLISIGQLCDANYTVSFSKTHCLVSFDGCSVLTGKRSSDGSYLLDNVVLCNSASLDKSDIGDFTAIPKVLTKRNKSVKSSPRLSRAHSLLLVLWYGLLNLILLNLGFKQRNDDVFFLVYAGFENVVHRTPLLQKKYDTHMICCLVFLIACLCVFMCDNDSSTNISQNAR from the coding sequence TTGGACATGCCCAACGATGATGGATAACGGTGTCACCAAACCAAAACCTACGAGCTTGTGGACTCCAGATGAGATGGAGAGGGCCAATTTTAATTCGAAGGCCATGCATGCTTTGTTCAATGCAGTGTCCACAAATCAATTGAAGGTCATTGCAAACTGTGAGATGGCCAAAGAGGCTTGGGAAAAACTACGAATTAAAAATGAAGGAACGGATGCTGTAAAGAAATCTCGTCTTCGTGCTTTGGCAAAAGCGTTTGAAGATTTATCaatggaggaagaagaaacggtGGCTGAGTTCCATGCTAAATTGTGTGACATATCAAATGAATCTTATGCTTTGGGAAAGACTTATTCTAATGCAAAGCTGGTTCGTAAAGTCCTTGGAGTTCTACCTAGGAGATTTATGTCTAAAGTAACCTCCATTGAAGAAATGAGAAACGTGGAGGAACTGGATCTTGATGAACTGATTGGATCCTTGCAGAATTATGAAATGTCATTAACAAggtggaagaaagaaaaaaagaagatggATGTGAACAAAGAAAAAGGGGACAACAATATTGCGTTCATTCACAAAGAAGAAAATAAGTCTATCCCAGATTTGTCTGCTGGTTTCTCAGATGAAGCTGTAGATTTGCTGACCAAGAACTATGcaaaattcttgaaaaagaaGTACAAGAAACAGTGTTCTGAAGGTAAGGAAAATGCTTCCAAAAGAAATCCTCTTGGGAACTTCTGGCATGGTCAGCAACCCAGTGACAATAAGAGCATGGGCATTCAGTGTAGAGAATGTGATGGCTTCGGACACATTCAGGCCAAGTGTGCTGACACTCTCAAAAAGAAGAAAGCCCTTGTTGCCACCTGGAGCGATAGTGACGAAGAAAAAGACTCTATTGCAAGCAAAAGTTCTAATGAGGATAAACAGGTAGTGGCTTTCATGGCTCAAAGTCATCAGTCTGTTGAATCTGAGGATGATGGAGTCTCCACTGTGTCTGAAGTCGACAGTAATGGAAGACAAAATGCATATGAAGAGATGTTTGCTCAATGGGAATATATGACCAAGCAGATTATAGGTCTGAATAGTGCCAAGGAGCAGATAGAGTCTGAAAAAGTCAAGCTGGAGGACACTGTTAAGAATCTCAACAAACTTCTTGATGAGAAGGACAACGAGATCTACAAGCTTTCAGCTGAACTCATAAGAGCTAAACAGGCTTTAGAGTTTATCCCTCCAGGAACGGCTGCCATCAATCAAactcttcaacttcaaaaaccTTATGGTGATCGAACCTCTATCGGATACAAGATGTTGTATAAGCAAGGAGATAACTTGGGGGTAGAAGAGTCCATTACACCAGTGATCAACCTAGACAAAAAGGATGACAATCAATCATCATTTCCCTCGACACCTCAGTCCTCAGACCCCACTAGAAAATTCCATGTTCCATCTGGACCTACCAAGGTGAAGTTAGAAGGAAGAAGAATTGCCCCGGAGAATATATCTCAGATGGAGAGATTCATCCCAGTGTGTCACTTCTGTAACAGGAGGGGTCATATTCGACCCAGATGCTATAAGCTGCAGAACTACTTGAAAGCTATGATCAATCGACCTATGAGTTTTCAAAAACCCAATAAAACTCGAAAGGAAGGATCTCAATGTGAGTGGAGATTGAGGGCTGATCGTGAATCGAATGTTGGGTTGGTAGCTCAAGTTTCACTGTCTGCATTTCTGGAAGGACAGTGGTACTTGGATAGTGGTTGCTCTCGACACATGACGGGCAACAAGAAATTGTTAGTCAATTACAAAGAAGCAAAGGAGGGAGTTGTCACTTTTGGTGATGGAAATAAGGGCCATATTATTGGAAAAGGAGACTTGGTGATGAGTAGAGCTGCACCTCTTACTGAAGTACTGTATGTGAAAGGACTCAAGGCAAATCTGATAAGCATCggtcaactttgtgatgcaaattacactgtaagtttttctaaaactcaTTGTTTAGTTTCATTTGATGGGTGCTCAGTCTTAACAGGGAAGAGATCTAGTGATGGTAGTTATTTGTTGGACAATGTTGTCCTATGTAATAGTGCATCATTGGATAAATCAGATATTGGAGACTTTACTGCTATTCCAAAAGTTTTAACCAAAAGAAATAAGAGTGTTAAATCATCACCTCGTCTTTCAAGAGCTCATTCACTATTATTAGTGCTATGGTATGGTCTTCTAAACCTTATACTGTTGAATCTTGGGTTTAAACAAAGAAATGATGatgttttttttctagtgtatgcTGGTTTTGAAAATGTTGTACATCGTACTCCCTTGCTTCAAAAGAAATATGATACACACATGATATGTTGTCTCGTGTTCCTCATTGCTTGTTTATGTGTCTTCATGTGTGATAATGATAGTTCCACAAACATTTCTCAAAATGCACGTTGA